Proteins encoded together in one Streptomyces umbrinus window:
- a CDS encoding thymidine phosphorylase has protein sequence MSMDAISVIRTKRDRGELSDEQIDWVIDAYTRGEVADYQMAALNMAILLNGMNRGEIARWTAAMIASGERMDFSSLSRPTADKHSTGGVGDKITLPLAPLVAACGAAVPQLSGRGLGHTGGTLDKLESIPGWRALLSNEEMLSVLDEVGAVICAAGDGLAPADKKLYALRDVTGTVEAIPLIASSIMSKKIAEGTGSLVLDVKVGTGAFMKTIEDARELASTMVGLGTDHGVRTVALLTDMSTPLGLTAGNALEVRESVEVLAGGGPADVVELTLALAREMLDAAGVKDADPAKALADGSAMDAWRRMIAAQGGDPDAPLPTSREQHVIKAEASGVLTRLDAYDIGIAAWRLGAGRARKEDPVQAAAGVEMHAKPGDTVTEGQPLLTLHTDTPERFEYALAAIEGSYDVAAPGTDFTAAPVVLERIA, from the coding sequence TTGTCGATGGATGCCATCTCCGTCATCCGCACCAAGCGCGACCGCGGCGAGCTGAGCGACGAGCAGATCGACTGGGTCATCGACGCGTACACACGCGGCGAGGTCGCCGACTACCAGATGGCCGCCCTGAACATGGCGATCCTGCTCAACGGCATGAACCGCGGCGAGATCGCCCGCTGGACGGCCGCGATGATCGCCTCCGGCGAGCGCATGGACTTCTCGTCCCTGTCCCGCCCGACCGCCGACAAGCACTCCACGGGCGGCGTCGGCGACAAGATCACCCTCCCGCTGGCCCCGCTCGTCGCGGCCTGCGGCGCGGCCGTCCCGCAGCTCTCGGGCCGGGGCCTCGGCCACACCGGCGGCACCCTCGACAAGCTGGAGTCGATCCCCGGCTGGCGCGCCCTGCTCTCGAACGAGGAGATGCTCTCCGTACTCGACGAGGTCGGTGCGGTGATCTGCGCGGCGGGCGACGGCCTGGCCCCGGCGGACAAGAAGCTGTACGCGCTCCGGGACGTCACGGGAACGGTCGAGGCGATCCCCCTGATCGCCTCCTCCATCATGTCGAAGAAGATCGCGGAGGGAACGGGCTCGCTCGTCCTGGACGTGAAGGTGGGCACGGGCGCCTTCATGAAGACGATCGAGGACGCGCGCGAACTGGCCTCCACGATGGTCGGGCTGGGCACGGACCACGGAGTGAGGACGGTCGCGCTCCTCACGGACATGTCGACCCCGCTGGGCCTGACGGCGGGCAACGCCCTGGAGGTCCGCGAGTCGGTGGAGGTCCTTGCCGGCGGCGGCCCCGCGGACGTCGTCGAACTGACCCTCGCCCTGGCCCGCGAGATGCTCGACGCGGCGGGCGTGAAGGACGCCGACCCCGCGAAGGCCCTGGCCGACGGCTCGGCGATGGACGCCTGGCGCCGCATGATCGCCGCGCAGGGCGGCGACCCGGACGCCCCGCTCCCGACGTCGAGGGAACAGCACGTGATCAAGGCGGAGGCCTCGGGCGTACTGACCCGCCTCGACGCGTACGACATCGGCATCGCCGCCTGGCGCCTCGGCGCTGGCCGCGCCCGCAAGGAGGACCCCGTCCAGGCGGCGGCGGGCGTCGAGATGCACGCCAAGCCGGGCGACACGGTGACGGAGGGCCAGCCGCTGCTGACCCTCCACACGGACACCCCGGAACGCTTCGAGTACGCACTGGCGGCCATCGAGGGCTCGTACGACGTGGCGGCACCTGGCACGGACTTCACGGCTGCGCCGGTGGTGCTGGAACGTATCGCCTGA
- a CDS encoding ABC transporter permease, whose protein sequence is MTTVTDLNQPSLQPTAPKGRRLTLPVLLLVIAGGLALTSIVRIITGADGITNVSQMSTALELAVPIGLAGLGGLWAERAGVVNIGLEGMMILGTWFGAWAGYQWGPWNGVLIGIVGGCVGGLLHAIVTVTFNVNHIVSGVAINILALGATRYLAPLAFEGVQGGSAKQSPPVESIGNFTVPGLSDALVDLNDKGWFFISDVAGLLGGLVTNVSWLTLIAVALIPATWWILWRTAFGLRLRSCGENPVAAESLGVNVYKYKYLAVIISGGLAGLGGVFLSIVANPFYLEGQTSGRGYIGLAAMIFGNWMPGGLALGAGLFGYTDSLNLRGGAENVHALLLLGAILLAIGAVWLLVKKRYVPGVITLAVGILMFTWYSLTDEVPNQVVSATPYVITLLVLSLSAQRLRMPKADGMPYRRGQGK, encoded by the coding sequence ATGACCACCGTGACCGACCTCAACCAGCCCTCGCTGCAGCCCACGGCGCCCAAGGGCCGCCGGCTCACGCTCCCCGTCCTCCTGCTGGTCATCGCGGGCGGCCTCGCGCTGACCTCGATCGTGCGCATCATCACCGGCGCCGACGGCATCACCAACGTCAGCCAGATGTCGACCGCGCTCGAACTGGCCGTCCCGATCGGCCTGGCCGGTCTCGGCGGTCTGTGGGCCGAGCGCGCGGGCGTCGTCAACATCGGCCTCGAAGGCATGATGATCCTCGGCACCTGGTTCGGCGCCTGGGCCGGTTACCAGTGGGGCCCGTGGAACGGCGTCCTCATCGGCATCGTCGGCGGCTGCGTCGGCGGTCTGCTGCACGCGATCGTCACGGTCACCTTCAACGTCAACCACATCGTCTCCGGTGTGGCCATCAACATCCTGGCCCTCGGTGCCACCCGCTACCTCGCCCCGCTCGCCTTCGAGGGCGTGCAGGGCGGCTCGGCCAAGCAGTCCCCGCCCGTCGAGTCGATCGGCAACTTCACGGTGCCGGGACTGTCCGACGCGCTCGTCGACCTCAACGACAAGGGCTGGTTCTTCATCTCGGACGTCGCGGGTCTGCTCGGCGGCCTGGTCACCAACGTCTCCTGGCTGACCCTGATCGCCGTCGCGCTGATCCCGGCCACCTGGTGGATCCTGTGGCGCACCGCCTTCGGCCTGCGGCTGCGGTCCTGCGGCGAGAACCCGGTCGCGGCCGAGTCGCTCGGCGTCAACGTCTACAAGTACAAGTACCTGGCCGTGATCATTTCCGGCGGCCTGGCCGGCCTCGGCGGTGTCTTCCTCTCCATCGTCGCCAACCCCTTCTACCTGGAGGGCCAGACCAGCGGCCGCGGCTACATCGGACTCGCGGCGATGATCTTCGGCAACTGGATGCCGGGCGGACTCGCCCTCGGCGCGGGCCTGTTCGGCTACACCGACAGCCTCAACCTGCGCGGCGGCGCCGAGAACGTCCACGCGCTGCTGCTGCTCGGCGCCATACTGCTGGCCATCGGCGCGGTCTGGCTGCTGGTCAAGAAGAGGTACGTGCCCGGCGTGATCACGCTGGCCGTCGGCATCCTGATGTTCACCTGGTACTCGCTCACCGACGAGGTGCCGAACCAGGTCGTCTCCGCCACGCCGTACGTCATCACGCTCCTCGTCCTCTCCCTGTCCGCGCAGCGGCTGCGGATGCCGAAGGCGGACGGCATGCCGTACCGGCGGGGGCAAGGGAAGTGA
- a CDS encoding Uma2 family endonuclease, which produces MSALTVGHDPEQSWDDLVRFWEEMEWPEGSKVEIIEGIITVSPAPAYRHNVIAERIQRRLYSVIPEDWGVFQTLAIAVPSRLGMLIPDIVVAPVREDAESDTHIPAALAELVVEVTSKSNARHDRISKPAAYATAGIPLYLLVDRWGPEGPTATLYGEPKGDVYRPLSIAKFGETIKLPAPFDLAIDTSEFPER; this is translated from the coding sequence ATGAGCGCACTCACCGTCGGCCACGACCCCGAGCAGAGCTGGGACGACCTCGTCCGGTTCTGGGAGGAGATGGAATGGCCTGAGGGCAGCAAGGTGGAGATCATCGAGGGGATCATCACCGTGTCACCTGCTCCCGCGTACCGCCACAACGTGATCGCAGAACGAATCCAGCGTCGCCTCTACTCAGTGATCCCTGAGGACTGGGGAGTCTTTCAGACGCTGGCTATCGCAGTGCCGTCGCGCCTGGGCATGCTCATCCCGGACATCGTGGTGGCCCCTGTGCGGGAGGACGCCGAATCGGACACCCACATTCCGGCTGCTCTCGCCGAACTCGTCGTCGAGGTCACCTCCAAGTCCAACGCCCGCCACGACCGCATCAGCAAGCCCGCCGCCTACGCCACCGCAGGCATCCCTCTGTACCTCCTTGTCGACCGCTGGGGGCCCGAAGGCCCCACCGCGACGCTCTACGGAGAACCGAAGGGCGACGTCTACCGCCCCCTGAGCATCGCCAAGTTCGGGGAGACCATCAAGTTGCCCGCCCCCTTCGACCTCGCCATCGACACCAGCGAGTTCCCCGAACGCTGA
- a CDS encoding cytidine deaminase, protein MTSAGTGSAAEVDWEALREVAREAMSRAYAPYSGFPVGVAALVDDGRVISGCNVENASYGLGLCAECGLVSQLHNTGGGRLTHFTCVDGRGEILVPCGRCRQLLYEFGGPDLILETPAGILPLSEMLPQAFGPGHLRK, encoded by the coding sequence GTGACGTCCGCCGGAACCGGATCCGCCGCCGAGGTCGACTGGGAGGCCCTGCGGGAGGTGGCCCGCGAGGCCATGTCCCGCGCCTACGCCCCGTACTCGGGTTTCCCGGTCGGCGTGGCGGCCCTGGTCGACGACGGCCGGGTGATCTCCGGGTGCAACGTCGAGAACGCCTCGTACGGGCTCGGCCTGTGCGCCGAGTGCGGTCTGGTCTCGCAGCTCCACAACACCGGGGGCGGCCGGCTCACGCACTTCACCTGCGTGGACGGCCGCGGCGAGATCCTGGTCCCGTGCGGCCGCTGCCGCCAGCTGCTGTACGAGTTCGGCGGCCCCGATCTGATCCTGGAGACACCGGCCGGGATCCTGCCGCTCTCGGAGATGCTGCCGCAGGCCTTCGGGCCGGGGCATCTGCGCAAGTAG
- a CDS encoding AEC family transporter — MQGVLNGFAVIAVVIGVGYLIGRRGYLGDNGREVLTKLAFHVATPALLFTTLAQADLSVILSDRLLVTAISTFAVAGVFVAVGAVRRWGVGRTTIGALCSSYVNAGNLGIPIAVYVLGDASLVAPVLLFQQIVMTPVALTVLDLSGPGEKTSLWRRVTTPVRNPVGIGSLSGVAVSASGLTVPGPVLDPLTLIGNMSVPAVLLAFGISLCGSTMPGRGPDRTPVLLSVALKSVGQPLAAWALAAGVFGLRGAPLLDVVVTSALPAAQNLFTYASRYRVGEVLARESILLSTMVAVPVLVVVAAVLG, encoded by the coding sequence GTGCAGGGGGTGCTGAACGGCTTCGCGGTGATCGCCGTCGTCATCGGCGTCGGCTATCTGATCGGCCGCCGCGGCTATCTCGGGGACAACGGCCGGGAGGTGCTGACCAAGCTCGCGTTCCACGTGGCCACCCCCGCGCTCCTGTTCACCACACTCGCGCAGGCCGACCTGTCGGTGATCCTCTCCGACCGGCTGCTGGTGACGGCGATCAGTACGTTCGCGGTGGCCGGGGTGTTCGTCGCGGTCGGTGCCGTACGCCGCTGGGGCGTGGGCCGTACGACGATCGGCGCCCTGTGCTCCAGTTACGTCAACGCGGGCAATCTCGGCATCCCGATCGCGGTGTACGTTCTGGGCGACGCCTCACTCGTGGCCCCCGTGCTCCTCTTCCAGCAGATCGTGATGACCCCGGTGGCCCTGACGGTCCTCGACCTCTCCGGACCGGGCGAGAAGACCTCCCTGTGGCGGCGGGTGACCACTCCCGTCCGCAACCCCGTCGGCATCGGCTCCCTGTCCGGCGTCGCCGTCTCCGCGTCCGGCCTGACGGTCCCGGGCCCGGTCCTCGACCCGCTCACCCTGATCGGCAACATGTCGGTCCCGGCCGTCCTCCTGGCCTTCGGCATCTCCCTCTGCGGCAGCACGATGCCGGGCCGCGGCCCCGACCGGACCCCTGTCCTTCTCTCCGTAGCCCTGAAGTCGGTGGGCCAGCCCCTGGCCGCCTGGGCCCTTGCGGCAGGCGTCTTCGGCCTGCGCGGCGCCCCGCTGCTCGACGTGGTGGTCACCTCGGCCCTGCCGGCCGCCCAGAACCTCTTCACGTACGCGTCCCGCTACCGCGTGGGCGAGGTGCTGGCCCGCGAGTCGATCCTGTTGTCGACGATGGTGGCGGTGCCGGTGCTCGTGGTGGTGGCGGCCGTGCTCGGGTGA
- a CDS encoding ABC transporter permease: MKKFDKERLLLAVAGPVIALVVAVALTSVVLIASGKNPFEPYSIMFEQATFSDIQVLIINQASLYYIAALAVAIGFRMNLFNIGVDGQYQLAAMMAAVVGAHASLPAVLQVPLLLLTAVLTGAFWSGIAGVLKVTRGVSEVVATIMLNAIATSLIAYFWLPNVFGVKVGNNNTTGEMHESGWIPGFDMGDAGEIYGLVVLAALLGIGYWVVLNRTRFGFDLRASGASETAAAASGVNPKRMVLTAMLISGGLAGLAGLPILLGDSHTYSLNFPTGIGFLGIGIALLGRNNPTGIAFAALLWAWLDKASPELDFHGYDKEIAVIMQGLIVIAVVVSYEAVREWGLRRQQRRVGAELAAGHVLGATSDNSIQKEVAGR, encoded by the coding sequence ATGAAGAAGTTCGACAAGGAGCGACTGCTCCTCGCGGTGGCCGGACCGGTCATCGCGCTCGTCGTGGCCGTGGCGCTGACCTCGGTCGTGCTGATCGCCTCGGGGAAGAACCCGTTCGAGCCGTACTCGATCATGTTCGAGCAGGCCACGTTCTCCGACATCCAGGTCCTGATCATCAACCAGGCCTCGCTGTACTACATCGCGGCGCTCGCGGTGGCCATCGGCTTCCGGATGAACCTGTTCAACATCGGTGTGGACGGCCAGTACCAGCTCGCCGCCATGATGGCCGCGGTGGTCGGCGCCCACGCCAGCCTGCCGGCCGTCCTCCAGGTACCGCTGCTCCTGCTGACCGCGGTCCTCACCGGCGCGTTCTGGTCCGGCATCGCCGGTGTCCTCAAGGTCACCCGAGGGGTCAGCGAGGTCGTCGCGACGATCATGCTCAACGCGATCGCGACCTCCCTCATCGCCTACTTCTGGCTGCCCAACGTCTTCGGCGTCAAGGTCGGCAACAACAACACCACCGGCGAGATGCACGAGTCCGGCTGGATCCCCGGCTTCGACATGGGCGACGCCGGCGAGATCTACGGCCTCGTCGTCCTCGCGGCCCTGCTCGGCATCGGCTACTGGGTCGTCCTCAACCGCACCCGCTTCGGCTTCGACCTGCGCGCCTCCGGCGCCTCGGAGACCGCCGCCGCGGCCAGCGGTGTGAACCCCAAGCGCATGGTGCTCACGGCCATGCTGATCTCCGGCGGCCTGGCCGGTCTCGCGGGCCTGCCGATCCTGCTCGGCGACTCGCACACGTACAGCCTGAACTTCCCGACCGGCATCGGCTTCCTCGGTATCGGCATCGCCCTGCTCGGCCGCAACAACCCGACGGGCATCGCCTTCGCGGCCCTCCTGTGGGCCTGGCTGGACAAGGCCTCGCCCGAGCTCGACTTCCACGGGTACGACAAGGAGATCGCGGTCATCATGCAGGGCCTGATCGTGATCGCGGTCGTCGTCTCGTACGAGGCCGTGCGCGAGTGGGGTCTGCGCCGCCAGCAGCGCCGCGTCGGCGCCGAACTCGCGGCGGGCCACGTGCTCGGCGCCACCTCCGACAACTCGATCCAGAAGGAGGTGGCCGGACGATGA